In a genomic window of Acidimicrobiales bacterium:
- a CDS encoding dienelactone hydrolase family protein, with product MSTRPPTTDITIPAPGGRSLRGALALPDGDGPHPGMVVLHEAFGLNNDIRRHAARFATEGYVALAPDLYSSGGNRALCMVRVMRDLATRTQGGAFADIEATRRALADRADTDGDRVGVVGFCMGGGFALAFGARGRVGAAGVNYGIVPKDRTQLEGVCPVVASYGALDRTLRSAPGRLEEHLRALGVPHDIKVYEGVGHSFLSSEGRPEWMGRIPGPDPMHLGYDEKAAEDAWRRMLAFFAEHLRAPAMKAGS from the coding sequence GTGAGCACGCGCCCGCCGACCACGGACATCACCATCCCTGCGCCCGGCGGGCGCTCGCTGCGGGGAGCCCTGGCGCTGCCTGACGGCGACGGGCCCCATCCCGGCATGGTGGTCCTGCACGAGGCGTTCGGCCTCAACAACGACATCAGGCGACACGCGGCGCGCTTCGCCACCGAAGGCTACGTAGCCCTGGCGCCCGACCTGTACTCGAGCGGCGGCAACCGCGCGCTGTGCATGGTCCGGGTGATGCGCGACCTGGCCACCCGGACCCAGGGCGGCGCCTTCGCCGACATCGAGGCGACCCGACGGGCGCTCGCCGACCGAGCGGACACCGATGGTGACCGCGTGGGCGTGGTCGGCTTCTGCATGGGGGGCGGTTTCGCGCTCGCGTTCGGCGCGCGGGGCAGGGTGGGCGCAGCCGGCGTGAACTACGGCATCGTGCCCAAGGACCGAACCCAGCTCGAGGGCGTGTGCCCCGTTGTGGCCAGCTACGGCGCCCTCGATCGAACGCTGCGTTCAGCCCCCGGTCGCCTCGAAGAGCACCTGCGGGCCCTCGGAGTCCCGCACGACATCAAGGTGTACGAGGGCGTCGGGCACTCGTTTCTCTCCTCTGAAGGCAGGCCGGAGTGGATGGGCCGAATTCCGGGGCCGGATCCCATGCACCTGGGCTACGACGAGAAGGCGGCCGAGGACGCCTGGCGCAGGATGCTCGCCTTCTTCGCCGAGCACCTGCGTGCCCCCGCTATGAAGGCAGGTTCCTGA
- a CDS encoding MBL fold metallo-hydrolase, translated as MERAPKQEQEPAAETVSEVGPNVLRMQLPIRMPGLGHVNCYALLDEDGAAIVDPGVPGPSSWRALTHRLRGAGLRIRDVHTVIVTHSHPDHFGGAGRLAQEAQAELVSHASFRTWSTGSDSEPCTNDSPGGRGDETGGDGDEKSPESSGPNPWGEPVPWGGRKFKPPWRQRLAFRIMRTRLVPGFVSPRPTRRVRDGDVLRLAGREWVAVHSPGHTLDHICLYDPERNVLLSGDHVLPTITPHVAGIGSGRDPLADFVASLDKVAALGEVTDVLPAHGHPFGDLTGRIAAIKAHHVERLDRVRAIAAALGPATVSDFSHELFRRDRWGHMAESETYAHLEHLRLAGEAHRYEGSDGLVYVIESEAHSSTPA; from the coding sequence ATGGAGCGAGCCCCCAAGCAGGAGCAGGAGCCGGCCGCAGAGACGGTCAGCGAGGTGGGGCCGAACGTGCTCCGGATGCAGCTTCCCATCCGCATGCCGGGGCTCGGCCACGTCAACTGCTATGCGCTCCTCGACGAGGACGGCGCGGCGATCGTGGATCCGGGTGTGCCAGGACCCTCGTCCTGGCGGGCGCTCACCCACCGGCTCCGGGGGGCCGGGCTGCGGATCAGGGACGTGCACACGGTGATCGTCACCCACTCCCATCCCGACCACTTCGGGGGAGCGGGCCGGCTCGCCCAGGAGGCGCAGGCGGAGCTGGTGTCGCACGCCAGCTTCCGCACCTGGTCGACCGGGTCCGACTCGGAGCCGTGCACCAACGACAGCCCGGGTGGCCGTGGCGACGAGACCGGCGGAGACGGCGACGAGAAAAGCCCGGAGAGCTCGGGACCCAACCCCTGGGGTGAGCCCGTGCCGTGGGGCGGCAGGAAGTTCAAGCCGCCGTGGCGTCAGCGCCTGGCGTTCCGGATCATGCGCACCCGCCTGGTCCCCGGCTTCGTGTCGCCCCGGCCCACGCGGCGGGTCCGCGACGGTGACGTCCTTCGGCTCGCCGGCCGGGAGTGGGTGGCCGTGCACTCGCCCGGTCACACCCTCGACCACATCTGCCTGTACGACCCCGAGCGAAATGTCCTGTTGTCCGGCGACCACGTGCTGCCCACCATCACGCCGCACGTGGCAGGCATCGGGTCCGGCCGTGACCCGCTGGCCGACTTCGTCGCCTCCCTCGACAAGGTCGCCGCCCTGGGCGAGGTCACCGACGTGCTCCCCGCCCACGGCCATCCCTTCGGCGATCTGACCGGCAGGATCGCGGCGATCAAGGCCCACCACGTGGAGCGCCTCGACCGTGTCCGCGCCATCGCCGCCGCCCTCGGGCCGGCGACGGTGAGCGACTTCTCCCACGAGCTGTTCCGCCGTGATCGTTGGGGCCACATGGCCGAGAGCGAGACCTACGCCCACCTCGAGCACCTCCGGCTGGCAGGCGAGGCCCACCGCTACGAGGGCAGCGACGGGCTGGTGTACGTGATCGAATCAGAGGCACACTCGAGCACGCCGGCCTGA
- a CDS encoding aldo/keto reductase has product MDHRTLGGTGIKVSPLCLGAMMLGAWGNPDHDESVRIIHAGLDAGINFVDTADIYSNGESEQIVGKALAGRRDNVVLATKFHAPMGEDVNQRGNSRRWIVQECENSLRRLGTDWIDLYQAHRPDPSCDVDETLSALSDLVHSGKVRAIGSSTFPAEEIVEAQWVAERRGRERIRCEQPPYSILARGIEGGVLPTCQRYGMGVIAWSPLNGGWLAGRYRRGEAAPRDSRAARMGGRFDPSRPENDRKHDVVEELAKVAAEAGCSLVHLALAFVLVHPAVTSAIVGPRTMEHLEGQLGATDVVLSDDVLDRIDELVAPGTNIEPGDAGYTPPALESAWRRRRAQRS; this is encoded by the coding sequence ATGGACCACCGCACGCTCGGCGGCACGGGCATCAAGGTCAGCCCCCTCTGCCTCGGGGCCATGATGCTCGGGGCATGGGGAAACCCCGACCACGACGAGTCGGTCCGGATAATCCACGCCGGGCTCGACGCCGGCATCAACTTCGTCGACACCGCCGACATCTACTCCAACGGGGAGTCCGAGCAGATCGTCGGCAAGGCCCTCGCCGGACGACGCGACAACGTCGTGTTGGCCACCAAGTTCCACGCTCCGATGGGTGAGGACGTCAATCAGCGGGGGAACTCCCGGCGCTGGATCGTGCAGGAGTGCGAGAACAGCCTCCGTCGCCTGGGCACCGATTGGATCGACCTGTACCAGGCCCACCGCCCCGACCCGTCGTGTGACGTCGACGAGACGCTTTCGGCCCTCTCGGACCTCGTCCATTCCGGCAAGGTGCGGGCCATCGGCAGCTCGACCTTCCCGGCCGAGGAGATCGTCGAGGCCCAATGGGTCGCCGAGCGGCGGGGCAGGGAGCGGATCCGCTGCGAGCAGCCGCCGTACTCGATCCTGGCCCGCGGCATCGAGGGCGGGGTACTACCGACCTGTCAGCGGTACGGCATGGGAGTCATCGCGTGGAGCCCGCTCAACGGCGGGTGGCTCGCGGGCCGCTACCGCCGCGGTGAAGCGGCACCGCGGGACTCCCGGGCAGCACGGATGGGCGGCCGTTTCGATCCGAGCCGTCCCGAGAACGACCGCAAGCACGACGTCGTGGAGGAGCTGGCCAAGGTGGCGGCCGAGGCCGGGTGCTCGCTCGTGCACCTGGCACTGGCTTTCGTGCTCGTGCACCCCGCGGTCACGTCGGCGATCGTCGGGCCCCGCACGATGGAGCACCTCGAGGGCCAGCTGGGCGCCACCGATGTGGTCCTGAGCGACGACGTGCTCGACCGGATCGACGAGCTCGTGGCTCCCGGGACGAACATCGAGCCCGGCGACGCCGGTTACACGCCTCCCGCCCTCGAGTCCGCGTGGCGACGTCGCCGCGCCCAGCGCAGCTGA
- a CDS encoding sulfite exporter TauE/SafE family protein produces the protein MHIDPLVVVASLVVGVLVGTTGMGGGALMTPILVLLFGIQPLAAISSDLVSAAVMKPVGGLVHLRRGTVDTSLVRWLAAGSVPSAFAGVLVVKALGSASGVQDALTVLLGTALLVATAAIVAKEVLPRLRPRLSGSTAGHHETARRAPRVAVRPLATLAIGVLGGLMVGMTSVGSGSLMIVLLLILYPALSLSVLVGTDLVQAIPLVASAALGHLIFGDVKLGLTASLILGSLPGVYVGARFSSRAPDRLIRPVLAVVLFLSGLKFVGATTVMLGWSLAAILVVAGLAWRLNLRPRRLSPAAEVEAHQGAVPTPETRAR, from the coding sequence GTGCACATCGATCCTCTGGTTGTCGTCGCCAGCTTGGTCGTCGGGGTCCTCGTCGGTACCACCGGCATGGGCGGTGGCGCCCTCATGACCCCCATCCTGGTGCTGCTCTTCGGCATCCAGCCCCTCGCCGCCATCTCCAGCGACCTGGTATCCGCCGCCGTCATGAAGCCGGTGGGCGGCCTCGTCCATCTGCGTCGTGGCACCGTCGACACCAGCCTCGTTCGCTGGCTGGCCGCGGGATCGGTCCCTTCCGCCTTCGCCGGTGTGCTCGTCGTCAAGGCCCTCGGCAGCGCCAGCGGCGTTCAGGACGCGCTGACAGTGCTGCTCGGCACCGCCCTGCTCGTTGCCACGGCGGCCATCGTGGCCAAGGAGGTGCTCCCGCGCCTGCGCCCCCGGCTGTCAGGCAGCACGGCAGGTCACCACGAGACGGCCCGCCGCGCCCCTCGAGTCGCCGTCCGACCCCTGGCGACCTTGGCGATCGGTGTCCTCGGCGGACTGATGGTCGGGATGACGTCGGTGGGGTCCGGCTCGCTGATGATCGTCCTGCTCCTCATCCTGTATCCGGCGCTGTCGCTCTCGGTCCTCGTGGGGACGGACCTGGTGCAGGCCATTCCCCTCGTCGCCTCGGCGGCCCTCGGCCATCTGATCTTCGGCGACGTCAAGCTGGGGCTCACCGCCTCACTGATCCTCGGCAGCCTGCCCGGTGTCTACGTCGGGGCCCGGTTCTCGAGCCGGGCCCCCGACCGCCTCATCCGGCCGGTGCTGGCCGTGGTCCTGTTCCTCAGCGGGCTCAAGTTCGTCGGCGCCACCACGGTCATGCTCGGCTGGTCACTGGCGGCGATCCTGGTCGTGGCCGGGCTGGCGTGGCGACTCAACCTCCGACCAAGGCGATTGTCCCCGGCGGCGGAGGTGGAAGCGCATCAGGGTGCAGTGCCCACGCCAGAGACTCGAGCCCGCTGA
- a CDS encoding class I adenylate-forming enzyme family protein — protein sequence MTDPRPQNAQLSLADATATLTAPGQMFEIGEEVIRGVPTRVWKLAPPTLRAVLELSRGHGDASYLVYEDERSTYEEHFRAAATLTRRLTDDYGLQKGDRVAIAMRNFPEWVMSFWAAASAGAVVVPLNAWWTGPELTFALNDCGARLLFADAERVERLAPHLGDLGLDRVIVARADDAVSPAHDRFEEVLGIPAADAALPEVDLGPEDDATIFYTSGTTGRPKGAVGTHRNICTNLMSLFFVAMQGGLRATGGPAGGGDRGDSGGQNANLLSVPLFHATGCHSVLVANTASGGKLVIMRRWDPERALELIERERITNFGGVPAMVWQVLDSPDFSRRDTSSVTSIGYGGAPAPPELVRRIKAHFPTGHPSNGYGLTETSSLTTMNSGSDYERKPDSVGPPVPVVDLKVVDEDGAELPTGEAGELWVKGPNVVRGYWDNPEATAATFTEGWLHTGDVAEIDDEGFVHIVDRAKDMVIRGGENVYSVEVEAVLFEHPGVTDAAVIGIPHPVLGEEVGAVVQLRPGVDIGAEELRAHVAARLAAFKVPARIWLRDEPLPRNPAGKVLKRELREELVDPASAET from the coding sequence ATGACCGATCCGCGTCCGCAGAACGCGCAGCTCTCGTTGGCCGACGCCACGGCCACTCTCACGGCTCCCGGGCAGATGTTCGAGATCGGCGAGGAAGTGATCCGCGGAGTGCCGACCAGGGTGTGGAAGCTGGCCCCGCCGACCTTGCGGGCTGTCCTGGAGCTGTCACGGGGCCACGGTGACGCGAGCTATCTCGTCTACGAGGACGAGCGGAGCACCTACGAAGAGCACTTCCGTGCCGCGGCCACCCTCACCCGGAGGCTGACCGACGACTACGGCTTGCAGAAGGGCGACCGCGTGGCCATCGCCATGCGCAACTTCCCCGAATGGGTCATGTCCTTCTGGGCGGCCGCCTCCGCCGGCGCCGTCGTCGTGCCGCTCAACGCCTGGTGGACCGGGCCGGAGCTGACGTTCGCCCTCAACGACTGCGGGGCCAGGCTGCTGTTCGCGGACGCCGAGCGGGTCGAACGACTGGCGCCACACCTTGGCGATCTCGGATTGGACCGGGTGATCGTCGCCCGGGCGGACGACGCCGTTTCGCCGGCGCACGACCGCTTCGAGGAGGTGCTCGGTATCCCGGCTGCCGACGCCGCGCTTCCCGAAGTCGACCTCGGCCCGGAGGACGACGCCACGATCTTCTACACCTCGGGCACGACCGGCAGGCCCAAGGGGGCGGTCGGTACCCACCGCAACATCTGTACCAACCTCATGAGCCTCTTCTTCGTGGCCATGCAGGGCGGCCTGCGGGCGACGGGCGGCCCGGCCGGCGGCGGCGACCGCGGCGACAGCGGCGGCCAGAACGCCAACCTGCTCAGCGTGCCCCTGTTCCACGCCACGGGCTGCCACTCCGTACTCGTCGCCAACACTGCCTCGGGGGGCAAGTTGGTCATCATGCGCCGCTGGGACCCCGAGCGGGCCCTCGAGCTCATCGAACGCGAGCGGATCACGAACTTCGGCGGGGTGCCGGCGATGGTGTGGCAGGTCCTGGACTCGCCGGACTTCTCCCGCCGCGACACCTCGAGCGTCACCAGCATCGGCTACGGCGGTGCGCCCGCCCCGCCCGAGCTGGTCCGGCGGATCAAGGCCCACTTCCCGACCGGCCACCCCTCCAACGGCTACGGCCTGACCGAGACATCCTCGCTCACGACCATGAACAGCGGATCCGACTACGAGCGCAAGCCCGACAGCGTGGGCCCGCCCGTCCCGGTGGTCGACCTGAAGGTCGTCGACGAGGACGGTGCCGAGCTCCCGACCGGCGAGGCTGGCGAGCTCTGGGTCAAGGGCCCCAACGTGGTGCGCGGGTACTGGGACAACCCGGAGGCGACGGCCGCCACCTTCACCGAGGGATGGCTGCACACCGGCGACGTGGCCGAGATCGACGACGAGGGGTTCGTCCACATCGTCGACCGGGCCAAGGACATGGTCATCCGAGGCGGCGAGAACGTCTACTCGGTCGAGGTCGAGGCCGTGCTCTTCGAGCACCCGGGGGTCACCGACGCTGCCGTCATCGGCATTCCCCACCCGGTGCTCGGCGAGGAGGTGGGCGCGGTGGTGCAGCTCCGACCCGGTGTCGACATCGGGGCAGAGGAGCTGCGCGCCCACGTGGCGGCCCGGCTGGCCGCCTTCAAGGTGCCGGCTCGGATATGGCTGCGTGACGAGCCGCTCCCCCGCAACCCTGCGGGCAAGGTGCTCAAACGGGAGCTGCGGGAGGAGCTCGTCGACCCGGCGTCGGCGGAGACCTGA
- the orn gene encoding oligoribonuclease, whose amino-acid sequence MLVWMDLEMTGLDPTRHVIVEIASLITDDQLTVVEEGPDLVISAPREALMAMVEPVRSMHERSGLRAEIEASSVTLEEAGARTLDFVRRHVPEPGTAPLCGNSIGTDRRFLAAYLPAVENHLHYRSIDVSTVKELCRRWYPEAFAAAPEKASGHRALEDIRESVAELAYYRSAIFRPV is encoded by the coding sequence GTGTTGGTGTGGATGGACCTGGAGATGACGGGACTCGATCCCACCCGCCACGTCATTGTAGAGATCGCCAGTCTAATCACCGACGACCAGCTGACGGTAGTCGAGGAGGGACCGGACCTGGTCATCTCGGCGCCACGGGAGGCACTCATGGCGATGGTGGAGCCCGTCCGGAGCATGCACGAGCGCAGCGGCCTGCGGGCCGAGATCGAGGCCTCCTCGGTCACCCTGGAGGAGGCCGGAGCCCGGACACTCGACTTCGTCCGCCGCCATGTGCCCGAGCCCGGCACGGCTCCCTTGTGCGGCAACTCGATCGGCACCGACCGGAGGTTCCTGGCCGCGTACCTCCCGGCAGTCGAAAACCACCTCCACTACCGCTCCATCGACGTGTCCACGGTGAAGGAGCTGTGCCGGCGGTGGTACCCCGAGGCCTTCGCCGCCGCCCCGGAGAAGGCCTCGGGGCACCGGGCGCTCGAGGACATCAGAGAGAGCGTGGCCGAGCTGGCGTACTACCGCTCGGCCATTTTTCGCCCCGTCTGA
- a CDS encoding cobalamin-binding protein, with protein sequence MKILSLLPSATEIVYALGLEDQLVGVTCECDFPPQAAAKPVMSRTVLPLDNATPPAEIDRLVGEQVDQGAPLYSIDAEAVGRAQPDLILAQDLCRVCAVPSGQVEDALATMGCHAEVISLDPSTLDDILDGIGEVGRRAGRDAQAGELVAGLRARVAGVEAATRGLPRPATLTLEWLDPPFAGGHWVPEMVERAGGRVLAAEAGQPSRRVTWDEVSAARPEVIVFIPCGYGLDQALSQARELLTRPEVAASPAGRAGRVLAADASSYFSRPGPRVVSGLESLAWALHPDALPPPPPGTIALVGG encoded by the coding sequence ATGAAGATCCTCTCCCTTCTGCCCTCGGCGACAGAGATCGTCTACGCCCTGGGACTGGAGGACCAGCTCGTCGGGGTGACCTGCGAGTGCGACTTCCCGCCCCAGGCGGCAGCGAAGCCCGTCATGTCACGGACCGTGCTGCCGCTCGACAACGCCACGCCGCCCGCCGAGATCGACCGGCTGGTCGGCGAGCAGGTGGACCAGGGTGCGCCGCTGTACTCGATCGACGCCGAGGCCGTCGGCAGGGCCCAGCCGGACCTGATCCTGGCCCAGGATCTCTGTCGGGTCTGCGCCGTGCCCTCCGGTCAGGTGGAGGACGCCCTGGCGACCATGGGATGCCACGCCGAAGTCATCTCTCTCGATCCCTCGACCCTCGACGACATCCTCGACGGCATCGGCGAGGTTGGTCGGCGGGCGGGCCGGGACGCGCAGGCCGGCGAGCTCGTCGCCGGGCTGCGGGCGCGGGTCGCCGGGGTCGAGGCCGCCACCCGAGGGCTTCCCCGACCGGCCACCCTCACCCTCGAGTGGCTGGACCCGCCGTTCGCCGGGGGCCACTGGGTCCCCGAGATGGTCGAACGGGCCGGAGGTCGGGTGCTGGCCGCCGAGGCCGGCCAGCCGTCCCGCCGGGTGACCTGGGACGAGGTGAGCGCCGCTCGACCCGAGGTGATCGTGTTCATCCCCTGCGGCTACGGGCTGGACCAGGCCCTCTCGCAGGCCCGGGAGCTCCTCACCCGGCCCGAGGTCGCCGCCAGCCCGGCGGGGCGCGCCGGTCGGGTGCTGGCCGCCGACGCCTCCTCGTATTTCTCGCGTCCGGGACCCCGGGTCGTCAGCGGGCTCGAGTCTCTGGCGTGGGCACTGCACCCTGATGCGCTTCCACCTCCGCCGCCGGGGACAATCGCCTTGGTCGGAGGTTGA
- a CDS encoding peroxiredoxin codes for MAVQLGDTAPDFVADTTEGEIKFHDWLGDSWAILFSHPKDFTPVCTTELGYLANIKPEFDRRGVKLIGLSADPVSDHKKWASDIKETQGTAPNYPVIGDSDLSISKLYGMLPADASGGKRTPVDNQTVRNVYVIGPDKKIKLILVYPMSTGRNFDEVLRVVDSLQLTAKHKVATPANWKQGEDVIIGGAVSDEDAKKAFPEGWKAPKPYIRIVPQPSGK; via the coding sequence ATGGCCGTTCAGCTTGGGGATACCGCTCCCGATTTCGTCGCTGACACCACCGAGGGCGAGATCAAGTTCCACGACTGGCTCGGCGACAGCTGGGCCATCCTGTTCTCGCATCCCAAGGACTTCACCCCGGTGTGCACCACCGAGCTCGGCTACTTGGCCAACATCAAGCCCGAGTTCGACCGCCGGGGCGTGAAGCTCATCGGTCTGTCCGCCGACCCAGTCTCCGACCACAAGAAGTGGGCGAGCGACATCAAGGAGACCCAGGGCACGGCGCCCAACTACCCCGTCATCGGCGACAGCGACCTCTCGATCTCCAAGCTCTACGGGATGCTGCCGGCCGACGCGAGCGGCGGAAAGCGCACGCCGGTGGACAACCAGACCGTCCGCAACGTCTATGTGATCGGCCCGGACAAGAAGATCAAGCTCATCCTCGTCTATCCCATGTCCACCGGCCGCAACTTCGACGAGGTCCTGCGGGTGGTCGACTCGCTCCAGCTCACGGCCAAGCACAAGGTGGCGACCCCGGCGAACTGGAAGCAGGGCGAGGACGTGATCATCGGAGGGGCGGTCTCCGACGAGGACGCCAAGAAGGCCTTCCCGGAGGGCTGGAAGGCCCCGAAGCCCTACATCCGGATCGTGCCCCAGCCCAGCGGCAAGTAG